The following proteins are co-located in the Naumovozyma dairenensis CBS 421 chromosome 9, complete genome genome:
- the RAD6 gene encoding E2 ubiquitin-conjugating protein RAD6 (similar to Saccharomyces cerevisiae RAD6 (YGL058W); ancestral locus Anc_6.109) encodes MSTAARRRLMRDFKRMKEDAPPGVSASPLPDNVMVWNAMIIGPAETPYEDGTFRLLLEFDEEYPINRPHVKFLSEMFHPNVYANGEICLDILQNRWTPTYDVASILTSIQSLFNDPNPASPANVEAATLFKDHKSQYIKRVKETVEKSWEDDMDDMEDDSDEEEGEEEGSDGDGSV; translated from the coding sequence ATGTCTACAGCagcaagaagaagattaaTGAGAGATTTCAAACGTATGAAAGAAGATGCACCACCGGGAGTTTCAGCATCACCTTTACCAGATAATGTGATGGTATGGAATGCCATGATTATTGGACCAGCAGAGACACCATATGAAGATGGTACTTTCcgattattattagaatttgatgaagaatatcCGATAAACCGACCTCatgttaaatttttaaGTGAAATGTTTCATCCAAATGTTTATGCTAATGGTGAGATTTGTTTagatattttacaaaatagaTGGACTCCAACGTATGATGTGGCGTCCATTTTGACTTCTATTCAAAGTTTGTTCAATGATCCAAACCCAGCTTCACCGGCTAATGTGGAAGCTGCTACTTTATTTAAAGATCATAAATCTCAATATATCAAACGAGTGAAGGAAACTGTAGAGAAGTCTTGGGAAGATGACATGGATGATATGGAAGATGATTcggatgaagaagaaggagaagaagaaggttcAGATGGAGATGGCAGTGTATAG